The Drechmeria coniospora strain ARSEF 6962 chromosome 02, whole genome shotgun sequence genome has a segment encoding these proteins:
- a CDS encoding nucleosome assembly protein, with protein MAEPIRSKRPDVTAPTPQNTPASNAPISSHAQQPGVASIMEEDMDRAAAASIFAQNPKLVQMIQGRLGSLIGRSSGYIESLPTPVRRRVAGLKGIQKDHSKLEAEFQEEVLQLEKKYFAKFTPLYEKRSDIINGKVEPTEDEVKAGDDEEQLLGAEGAPSESAPKQPDMAENVPGIPEFWLSAMKNQMTLAEMITDRDEAALKHLVDVRMEYLDKPGFRLLFEFGTNEFFSNKIITKTYFYQTESGYGGDFIYDHAEGDKIEWFPGKDLTVRVESKKQRNKTTKQTRIVKKTVPTESFFNFFSPPKAPTDDEDEADEDDDMASDIEERLELDYQLGEDIKEKLIPRAVDWFTGEALAFEEIDDEDLEAGDFEDVEDDDEDDMSEDHDEEDESDEDDDSGKPKQEAAECKQS; from the exons ATGGCCGAGCCCATTCGTAGCAAGCGACCCGACGTGACGGCTCC CACGCCGCAGAACACGCCCGCGAGCAATGCGCCCATCTCCTCGCACGCCCAACAGCCTGGCGTCGCCAGCATCATGGAGG AGGACATGGACCGTGCCGCCGCGGCCTCCATCTTTGCCCAGAACCCCAAGCTCGTCCAGATGATACAGGGCCGGCTCGGGTCCCTCATCGGCCGCTCCTCGGGCTACATCGAGTCCCTTCCGACGCCGGTCCGCCGCCGGGTTGCCGGTCTCAAAGGCATCCAGAAGGACCACTCCAAGCTCGAGGCGGAAttccaggaggaggtgctCCAGCTGGAGAAGAAGTACTTTGCCAAGTTCACGCCTCTGTACGAGAAGCGGTCCGACATCATCAACGGCAAGGTGGAgccgaccgaggacgaggtcaaggctggcgatgacgaggagcagctgctcggcgccgagggtgcCCCTTCCGAGAGCGCCCCCAAGCAGCCGGACATGGCGGAGAACGTGCCCGGCATCCCCGAGTTCTGGCTGTCGGCCATGAAGAATCAGATGACGCTCGCCGAGATGATCACGGAccgcgacgaggcggccctcaagcacctcgtcgacgttcgCATGGAGTACCTCGACAAGCCCGGCTTCCGCCTCCTCTTCGAGTTCGGCACCAACGAATTCTTCTCCAACAAGATCATCACCAAGACGTACTTTTACCAGACCGAGAGCGGCTACGGCGGCGACTTCATCTACGACCACGCCGAAGGCGACAAGATCGAGTGGTTCCCCGGCAAGGATCTCACGGTCCGCGTCGAGTCCAAGAAGCAGAGGAATAAGA CCACGAAGCAGACGCGCATCGTGAAGAAGACGGTCCCCACCGAGTCCTTCTTCAACTTCTTCTCGCCGCCCAAGGCgcccaccgacgacgaggacgaggccgacgaggacgacgataTGGCTTCGGACATTGAGGAACGTCTCGAGCTCGACTaccagctcggcgaggacatCAAGGAGAAGTTGATCCCTCGTGCCGTCGACTGGTTCACGGGCGAGGCTCTCGCCTTTGAGGAGATTGACGACGAAGACCTCGAGGCTGGCGATTTCGAAGACgtggaggatgacgacgaggacgacatgAGCGAGGAccacgacgaagaggacgagtcggacgaggat GACGACTCAGGAAAGCCCAAGCAGGAGGCGGCAGAGTGCAAGCAGAGCTGA
- a CDS encoding putative SER33-3-phosphoglycerate dehydrogenase — MTSPPSSFGGPTPRGAPKHLKPFNTQDIKILLLENINQAGQETLKGQGYQVETLKTSLPEDQLIEKIRDVHVIGIRSKTKLTERILSEAKNLLVVGCFCIGTNQVDLDYAARHGIAVFNSPFANSRSVAELVIAEIIVLARQLGDRSNEMHRGTWNKVSAKCWEVRGKTLGIVGYGHIGSQLSVLAEAMGMNVIYYDVVTLMALGTSRQVPTLDDLLEEADFVTLHVPDLPETRSMISTAQLDLMKDGSYLINASRGSVVDIAALINAMRSGKIAGAALDVYPNEPAANGDYFNNDLNRWGEDLRSLKNLILTPHIGGSTEEAQRAIGLEVADALVRYINQGITLGSVNLPEAQLRSLTLDEQDHARVIYIHRNVPGVLLNEILGGHNVDKQISDSRGDIAYLMADISNVRFSEIKDISDSLQALSSCILTRVLY; from the exons ATGACCTCACCGCCCTCGAGTTTCGGCGGCCCGACTCCGCGGGGTGCACCGAAGCACCTGAAGCCTTTCAACACGCAGGACATCAAGATTTTGCTGCTCGAGAACATCAACCAGGCGGGCCAGGAAACCCTCAAGGGACAGGGCTACCAGGTTGAAACCCTCAAGACATCCTTGCCAGAGGATCAGCTCATCGAAAAGATCCG CGACGTCCACGTCATCGGCATCCGCTCCAAGACCAAACTCACCGAGCGAATCCTTTCCGAGGCAAAGaacctgctcgtcgtcggctgcttCTGCATCGGCACCAACCAGGTTGACCTGGACTACGCCGCTCGCCATGGCATCGCCGTCTTCAACTCCCCCTTTGCCAACTCCCgcagcgtcgccgagctcgtcatcgccgagaTAATCGTGCTCGCCCGTCAGCTCGGCGACCGCTCCAACGAGATGCACCGTGGGACCTGGAACAAGGTCAGCGCCAAGTGCTGGGAGGTTCGGGGCAAGacgctcggcatcgtcggttACGGCCACATCGGCTCCCAGCTGTCCGTGCTCGCCGAAGCCATGGGCATGAACGTCATCTACTACGACGTCGTCACCCTCATGGCCCTCGGCACCTCGCGCCAGGTCCCGACGTTggacgacctgctcgaggaggccgactTCGTGACGCTGCACGTGCCGGATCTTCCGGAGACGCGGAGCATGATCTCGACCGCCCAGCTGGATCTCATGAAGGACGGGTCCTATCTCATAAATGCCAGTCGCgggagcgtcgtcgacatcgccgccctcatcAACGCCATGCGATCCGGCAAgatcgccggcgccgccctgGACGTCTACCCGAACGAACCGGCGGCCAACGGCGACTACTTCAACAATGACCTGAACCGTTGGGGCGAAGATCTGCGCAGCTTGAAAAATCTCATCCTCACCCCTCACATTGGCGGTAGCACCGAGGAAGCGCAGCGCGCAATTGGCCTCGAAG TGGCCGATGCCCTCGTGCGATACATCAACCAGGGCATCACTCTCGGCAGCGTCAACTTGCCCGAAGCCCAATTGCGGTCCCTCACGCTCGATGAACAGGACCATGCACGG GTCATCTACATTCATCGCAATGTCCCTGGCGTGTTGC TCAACGAGATTCTAGGCGGTCACAATGTCGACAAGCAAATCAGCGACAGCAGAGGCGAC ATTGCCTACCTCATGGCGGACATTAGCAATGTACGCTTCAGCGAGATCAAAGACATCTCGGACAGCCTGCAGGCTCTTAGCT CTTGCATTTTGACTCGCGTCCTCTACTAA
- a CDS encoding putative myosin MYO2 — translation MASTYYDVGTRAWQPDAAEGWVASELVSKNIEGTKAKLVFKLDNGETKTIEVPAEGLQTGNDPSLPPLMNPTMLEASDDLTNLSHLNEPAVLQAIRLRYMQKEIYTYSGIVLIATNPFARVDSLYVHGMVQVYAGKQRATQAPHLFAIAEEAFMDMIRDTKNQTIVVSGESGAGKTVSAKYIMRYFATRESPDNPGTRSKRGTEAMSETEEQILATNPIMEAFGNAKTTRNDNSSRFGKYIEIMFDDKTSIIGAKIRTYLLERSRLVFQPLKERNYHIFYQLVAGASDKQRQELDILPVDQFEYLNQGNCPTIDGVDDKAEFEATKKSLHTIGVSDTQQADIFRLLAALLHMGNVKITASRNDSVLAPTEPSLERACGILGVNATEFAKWIVKKQLVTRGEKITSNLSQAQAIVVRDSVAKFIYSSLFDWLVDIINHSLATEDVLNRVQSFIGVLDIYGFEHFAKNSFEQFCINYANEKLQQEFNQHVFKLEQEEYLREQIDWTFIDFSDNQPCIDLIEGKMGILSLLDEESRLPMGADDQFVTKLHHNFTADKQHKFYKKPRFGKSSFTVCHYAIDVTYESEGFIEKNRDTVPDEHMTILRATANPFLKEVLEAASAVREKDLASASSNAVKPAAGRKIGVAVNRKPTLGGIFRSSLIELMNTINNTDVHYIRCIKPNEAKEAWKFEGPMVLSQLRACGVLETVRISCAGYPTRWTYEEFALRYYMLVHSNQWTSEIRTMANAILTKALGTSTGKGLDKYQLGLTKIFFRAGMLAFLENLRTTRLNDCAILIQKNLRAKFYRRRYLAARDSVILAQSVARAFIARKQAQELRVVKAATTVQRIWRGQKQRKLFLRIRQDMTLIESAAKGYLRRKHIMETRVGNAAIIIQRAWRSRRQLQTWRQYRRKVALVQSLWRGRMARREYKTRREEARDLKQISYKLENKVVELTQSLGSMKEKNKNMTSQVENYESQIKSWKSRHNLLEARTKELQTEANQAGIAVAKLQAMEDEMKKLQQAFDESSANIKRMQEEERELRESLRLTNSELEAARRTSSDHEKDNASLRQELEALRDALEVAKRAAPVNGELTNGSGAPAASAGLINLVSSKKPKRRSAGAEPRELDRFSAAYNPRPVSMAVTSGGHRQNLTGTTYVSGSDNIEMELETLLADEDGLNEEVTMGLIRNLKIPSPNTTPPPSDKEVLFPSYLINLVTSEMWNNGFVKESERFLANVMQSIQQEVMQHDGDEAINPGAFWLSNVHEMLSFVFLAEDWYETQKTDNYEYDRLLEIVKHDLESLEFNIYHTWMKVLKKKLQKMIIPAIIESQSLPGFITNESNRFLGKLLQSSSGPAYSMDNLLSLLNSVFRAMKAFYLEDSIIMQTVTELLRLVGVTAFNDLLMRRNFLSWKRGLQINYNITRIEEWCKSHDMPEGTLQLEHLMQATKLLQLKKATLNDIEIIQDICWMLSPNQIQKLLNQYLVADYEQPINGEIMKAVASRVTEKSDVLLLQAVDMDDSGPYEIAEPRSITALETYTPSWLQTPRLKRLAEIVSAQAIAQQERLDYADGAGFDGPEPLLEVDETAEAGDEMGGEAEHEQ, via the exons ATGGCATCGACGTACTACGATGTTGGCACGAGAGCGTGGCAgcccgacgctgccgagggcTGGGTCGCCTCGGAGCTCGTCAGCAAGAACATAGAGGGCACCAAAGCCAAGCTCGTCTTCAAGCTTGACAATGGCGAG ACCAAGACCATCGAGGTGCCGGCCGAAGGCCTTCAGACCGGCAACGACCCCTCCTTACCCCCCTTGATGAACCCTACCATGCTCGAGGCCAGCGATGACCTCACCAATCTTTCCCATCTCAATGAGCCCGCCG TCCTCCAAGCCATCCGGCTACGATATATGCAGAAAGAAATATATACATACAGCGGAATAGTTCTCATCGCGACAAACCCCTTTGCCCGAGTCGACTCCCTATATGTGCATGGAATGGTGCAGGTGTACGCGGGGAAGCAACGGGCAACGCAGGCACCCCACCTGTTTGCCATTGCCGAGGAAGCCTTCAT GGACATGATTCGAGATACCAAGAACCAAACCATCGTGGTGTCTGGTGAATCCGGAGCAGGCAAGACGGTCAGCGCAAAGTATATTATGCGCTACTTTGCGACCAGAGAATCCCCTGATAATCCCGGGACTCGATCCAAACGCGGAACCGAGGCCATGAGCGAAACTGAAGAGCAAATCCTCGCCACGAACCCCATCATGGAAGCATTTGGCAATGCGAAGACGACGCGCAACGACAACTCGTCCAGATTCGGCAAGTACATTGAGATCATGTTTGATGACAAAACCAGCATCATTGGAGCCAAAATCCGAACATACCTGCTTGAGCGGTCACGACTCGTCTTCCAGCCGCTCAAGGAGCGCAACTACCACATCTTTTaccagctcgtcgccggcgcgtCCGACAAGCAACGCCAGGAGCTCGACATTCTTCCCGTCGACCAGTTTGAGTATCTGAATCAGGGAAACTGCCCGACcatcgatggcgtcgacgacaaggccgagTTTGAGGCCACGAAGAAGTCGCTGCATACGATTGGCGTTTCCGACACCCAACAGGCCGACATCTTCCGCCTTTTGGCCGCCCTGCTGCACATGGGCAACGTCAAGATTACGGCGTCGCGCAACGATAGTGTCCTTGCGCCGACGGAACCGTCGCTGGAGCGAGCTtgcggcatcctcggcgtgAACGCAACCGAGTTTGCGAAGTGGATCGTCAAGAAGCAGCTCGTCACCCGCGGCGAAAAGATCACGTCCAACCTAAGCCAGGCGCAGGCCATCGTCGTGCGCGATTCCGTCGCCAAGTTCATCTACTCCAGCTTGTTTGACTGGCTGGTCGACATCATCAACCACAGCCTGGCCACCGAGGATGTTTTGAACCGTGTGCAATCCTTCATCGGCGTGTTGGACATTTACGGATTCGAACACTTTGCCAAGAACTCGTTCGAGCAGTTCTGCATAAACTACGCCAATGAAAAGCTGCAGCAAGAGTTCAATCAGCACGTCTTCAAGTTGGAGCAGGAGGAGTACTTGAGAGAGCAAATCGACTGGACCTTTATCGACTTTTCCGACAACCAACCCTGCATTGATCTCATCGAAGGAAAAATGGGCATCCTGTctctcctcgacgaagaGTCTCGCCTTCCCATGGGTGCAGATGACCAGTTCGTCACGAAATTGCATCACAACTTCACGGCGGACAAGCAGCACAAATTCTACAAGAAGCCGAGGTTCGGGAAATCATCCTTCACCGTTTGCCATTACGCCATAGATGTCACGTACGAGTCGGAGGGTTTCATCGAGAAGAACCGAGACACGGTGCCGGATGAGCACATGACCATCCTCCGAGCCACGGCCAATCCGTTCCTGAAGGAGGTGTTGGAGGCAGCATCGGCGGTGAGGGAAAAGgacctcgcctcggcctcgtcgaatGCCGTGAAGCCCGCTGCTGGGAGAAAGATCGGTGTCGCCGTCAACAGGAAGCCCACGTTGGGCGGCATCTTCCGGTCGTCGCTCATCGAGCTCATGAACACCATCAACAACACCGACGTCCACTACATCAGGTGCATCAAGCCGAACGAGGCCAAAGAGGCGTGGAAGTTTGAGGGCCCGATGGTTCTCAGCCAGCTGCGCGCCTGCGGCGTTTTGGAAACGGTCCGGATTAGCTGCGCGGGATATCCGACCCGTTGGACGTACGAGGAGTTTGCCCTGAGATACTACATGCTTGTGCACTCGAACCAATGGACGTCCGAAATCCGCACCATGGCCAACGCCATCCTGACCAAGGCCTTGGGCACGAGCACCGGCAAAGGTCTCGACAAGTATCAGTTGGGCTTGACCAAGATTTTCTTCCGGGCGGGCATGCTTGCGTTCCTCGAGAATCTCCGGACGACGCGCCTCAACGATTGTGCCATCCTCATCCAGAAGAATCTTCGGGCCAAGTTCTATCGTCGTCGCTACTTGGCGGCTCGCGActccgtcatcctcgcccagTCCGTCGCCAGGGCTTTCATTGCAAGGAAACAAGCCCAGGAACTGCGCGTCGTCAAGGCGGCCACGACCGTTCAGCGTATCTGGCGCGGACAGAAACAACGAAAACTATTCCTCCGCATCAGGCAGGACATGACGTTGATCGAGTCAGCTGCCAAGGGCTACCTGCGCCGGAAACACATCATGGAAACTCGGGTGGGCAACGCCGCCATCATCATTCAAAGAGCATGGCGCTCTCGGCGACAGCTGCAGACGTGGAGGCAGTACCGCAGGAAGGTTGCCTTGGTTCAGAGCCTCTGGCGCGGTAGGATGGCCCGCCGCGAGTACAAGACGAGGCGCGAGGAGGCGCGCGACCTGAAGCAGATCTCGTACAAGTTGGAAAACAAGGTTGTCGAGTTGACGCAGTCTCTTGGTTCGATGAAGGAGAAGAACAAGAACATGACCTCCCAGGTGGAAAACTACGAGAGCCAGATCAAATCGTGGAAGTCTCGCCACAACCTCCTCGAGGCTCGCACCAAGGAGCTGCAGACGGAGGCCAACCAGGCGGGCATTGCGGTGGCCAAGCTTCAGGCCATGGAGGACGAGATGAAGAAGTTGCAGCAAGCGTTTGACGAATCGTCGGCCAACATCAAACGGATGCAGGAAGAGGAGAGGGAGCTCCGTGAGTCGCTCCGGCTGACCAACTCGGAGCTGGAAGCGGCCAGGCGGACGAGCAGCGACCACGAAAAGGACAATGCCAGCCTGCGccaggagctcgaggccctGAGGGACGCGCTCGAGGTGGCGAAGCGAGCGGCTCCTGTCAACGGAGAGCTGACGAACGGATCGGGCGCGCCTGCGGCATCCGCCGGCCTCATCAACCTCGTATCGTCGAAGAAGCCGAAGCGCAGGAGTGCCGGAGCCGAGCCGCGGGAACTCGATCGGTTCAGCGCCGCGTACAACCCCCGTCCCGTCTCGATGGCCGTCACCAGCGGCGGTCATCGACAGAACCTGACGGGCACGACGTACGTTTCGGGGTCCGACAACATCGAGATGGAGCTCGAGACACTcctggcggacgaggacggcctgAACGAGGAGGTGACGATGGGCTTGATCCGCAATCTCAAGATCCCTTCGCCCaacacgacgccgccgccgtcggacaAGGAGGTGCTGTTCCCTTCGTACCTCATCAACCTGGTGACGTCGGAGATGTGGAACAACGGGTTCGTGAAGGAGTCGGAGCGATTCCTCGCCAACGTGATGCAATCGATTCAGCAGGAGGTGAtgcagcacgacggcgacgaggccatcaaccCCGGCGCGTTCTGGCTGTCCAACGTGCACGAGATGCTGTCCTTTGTCTTCCTGGCCGAAGACTGGTACGAGACGCAGAAGACGGACAATTACGAGTACGACCGGCTGTTGGAGATTGTCAAGCATGACCTCGAGAGCCTCGAGTTCAACATTTACCACACGTGGATGAAGGTGCTCAAGAAGAAGCTGCAGAAGATGATCATCCCGGCCATCATCGAGTCGCAATCCCTGCCCGGCTTCATCACGAACGAGAGCAACCGATTCCTCGGCAAGCTGCTGCAGTCGAGCTCGGGACCGGCGTACAGCATGGACAACCTGCTGAGCCTCCTGAACAGCGTCTTCCGCGCCATGAAGGCCTTTTACCTCGAGGATTCCATCATCATGCAGACGGTGACGGAGCTCCTGCGGCTCGTGGGCGTCACGGCGTTCAACGACCTGCTGATGCGGCGCAACTTTCTGTCTTGGAAGCGAGGTCTCCAGATCAACTACAACATCACGCGCATCGAGGAGTGGTGCAAGAGCCACGACATGCCCGAGGGCACGCTGCAGCTGGAGCATCTGATGCAGGCGACGAAGCTGCTGCAGCTCAAGAAGGCGACGCTCAACGACATCGAAATCATCCAGGACATCTGCTGGATGCTGTCGCCGAACCAGATCCAGAAGCTGCTGAACCAGTACCTCGTGGCGGACTACGAGCAGCCGATCAACGGCGAGATCATGAAGGCCGTCGCGTCGCGGGTGACGGAGAAAAGCGACGTGCTGCTCCTGCAGGCGGTGGACATGGACGACAGCGGCCCGTACGAGATTGCCGAGCCGCGGTCCATCACGGCTCTCGAAACGTACACTCCATCTT GGCTGCAAACACCACGCCTCAAGCGGCTAGCGGAAATCGTCTCGGCGCAGGCGATTGCGCAGCAAGAGAGGCTAGACtacgccgacggtgccggcttCGACGGGCCGGAGCCTCTCCTGGAGgtggacgagacggccgaggccggcgacgagatgggcGGTGAGGCGGAGCACGAGCAGTAG
- a CDS encoding DUF1671 domain-containing protein, translating to MRRSPNIIVTGTPGVGKTTHCESLVERTGLRHISVNQVVKDKTCHEGWSEEYQSWIVDEDKLLDAIEEDVAAGGCIIDWHACDLFPRSWIDLVVVLRVDSTTLYDRLKARNYAEAKLQENLDSEIMEVLLQEARESYDEEIVIELTSNSLEEMDSNLDRVEAWVKQWKADNASSSA from the exons ATGAGACGGTCACCCAATATCATCGTCACGGGGACGCCCGGGGTGGGGAAAACGACACACTGCGAAAGCTTGGTAGAGAGGACTGGTCTACGACACATATCGGTGAACCAGGTCGTCAAGGATAAGACGTGTCATGAGGGTTGGAGTGAAGAGTACCAGAGTTGGATCGTTGACGAGGACAAG CTGCTAGACGCAATCGAAGAAGATGTCGCCGCGGGCGGTTGCATCATCGATTGGCACGCGTGCGATCTCTTCCCCCGCAGCTGGATCGACCTTGTAGTCGTCCTCCGTGTCGACTCCACAACGCTGTACGATCGTCTCAAAGCAAG GAACTacgccgaggccaagctTCAGGAAAATCTTGATTCGGAAATCATGGAGGTGTTGCTGCAGGAGGCGCGCGAGTCCTATGACGAGGAAATCGTCATTGAGCTGACGAGCAATAGCCTTGAGGAGATGGACAGCAACCTGGATCGCGTCGAAGCGTGGGTGAAGCAATGGAAAGCCGACAATGCATCGTCCTCTGCTTGA
- a CDS encoding putative serine-tRNA ligase, cytosolic, giving the protein MLDVVDFIKERGGDPEKIRESQRRRHANVEIVDEIIDLFEDHRRSALPVSRPALICLASQYNSHRTDIKRHAKENADELLQQKMELEKEKKSLVESAAQKEATLKSKIRTIGNYVHDSVPVSNNEDDNAVLRTWAPEGVAVEKRKVLSHHEVLLRLDGYDPDRGVKVVGHRGYFLRQWGVFLNQALINYGLEFLTQRGYTALQAPQFMLKDYMAKTAQLEDFDEELYKVVDGDAKNDKYLIATSEQPISAFHADEWLIAKDLPIKREAGSHGRDAWGIYRVHQFEKIEQFLLTDPEKSWEALDDMIAVSEEFYKSLGLPYQVVAIVSGALNNAASKKLDLEAWFPFQGEYKELVSCSNCTDYQSRALEIRFGAKSQTDTKKKYVHCLNATLCATTRTMCCVLENYQTEEGLRVPEPLRKYIPGAPDFIPFSKELPKESTSQKPLVQRPKGGK; this is encoded by the exons ATGCTGGACGTCGTCGATTTCATAAAGGAGAGGGGGGGTGACCCGGAAAAGATCCGCGAGTCTcagcgccgtcggcatgcCAACGTCGAGATCGTCGATGAGATCATTGACCTCTTCGAGGACCACCGCCGCAGTGCGTTGCCCGTCTCTCGTCCTGCCTTGATCTGCCTTGCTTCACAATACAATTCTCACCGGACTGACATTAAACGGCAC GCCAAGGAGAATGCCGACGAACTCCTTCAACAAAAGATGGAGCTtgaaaaggaaaaaaaaagccTTGTCGAGTCGGCTGCTCAGAAGGAGGCCACCCTCAAGTCCAAGATCAGGACGATCGGCAACTACGTCCACGATTCCGTCCCCGTCAGCAACAATGAG GATGACAACGCAGTTCTGCGCACCTGGGCCCCCGAAGGCGTAGCGGTCGAGAAGCGCAAGGTTCTCTCGCATCACGAGGTTCTCCTTCGGCTCGATGGCTACGACCCCGATCGCGGCGTCAAGGTTGTCGGTCACCGCGGCTACTTCCTCCGTCAGTGGGGTGTCTTCCTCAACCAAGCCCTCATCAACTACGGACTCGAGTTCCTCACCCAGCGAGGCTACACCGCTCTGCAAGCCCCCCAGTTCATGCTCAAGGACTACATGGCCAAGACGGCCCAGCTCGAGGActtcgacgaggagctgtacaaggtcgtcgacggcgacgccaagaACGACAAATATCTCATTGCTACGTCGGAGCAGCCCATCTCGGCCTTTCACGCCGACGAGTGGCTCATTGCGAAGGATCTTCCCATCAA GCGCGAGGCCGGATCGCACGGTCGCGATGCCTGGGGCATTTACCGTGTCCACCAGTTCGAGAAG ATCGAGCAGTTCTTGTTGACGGACCCCGAGAAGTCGTGGGAGGCGCTCGACGACATGATTGCCGTGTCGGAGGAGTTCTACAAGTCGCTCGGGCTGCCCTACCAAGTTGTCGCCATCGTTTCCGGCGCGCTGAACAATGCGGCCTCCAAGAAGCTTGACCTGGAGGCCTGGTTTCCCTTCCAAGGCGAGTACAAGGAGCTCGTGTCCTGCTCCAACTGCACCGACTACCAGTCGCGAGCGCTCGAGATCCGTTTCGGCGCGAAATCCCAGACAGACACGAAGAAGAAGTACGTGCACTGCCTGAACGCGACGCTGTGCGCCACGACGAGGACCATGTGCTGCGTGCTCGAGAACTACCAGACGGAAGAG GGTCTCCGCGTTCCCGAGCCGCTCCGCAAGTATATCCCTGGTGCGCCGGACTTTATTCCCTTCTCCAAGGAGCTCCCCAAGGAATCCACTTCGCAGAAGCCGCTGGTGCAAAGGCCAAAGGGTGGCAAATAA
- a CDS encoding rheb small monomeric GTPase RhbA, whose translation MPAQRQRKVAIVGSRSVGKSSLAVQFVDGHFVESYYPTIENTFSKTIRHNGQDYLTEIVDTAGQDEYSILNSKHFIGIHGYMLVYSVSSLPSFEIVQVIREKILNHLGTESVPIVIVGNKSDLRPDQRQVSAEEGKKVAEKFHCGWTEASARYNENVARAFELLIAQIEKSQNPGEAPKQSNCLLM comes from the exons ATGCCAGCGCAACGGCAGAGAAAGGTGGCCATTGTTGGCAGTCGGTCCGTCG GCaagtcgtcgctcgccgtccaGTTTGTCGACGGCCACTTTGTCGAAAGCTACTACCCGACGATTGAAAACACATTCAGCAAGACGATTCGGCACAACGGCCAGGACTACCTGACGGAAATCGTCGACACCGCCGGCCAAGACGAGTACAGCATTCTGAATTCGAAGCACTTCATCGGCATACACGGCTACATGCTCGTGTACTCGGTCTCGTCCTTGCCATCCTTTGAGATTGTCCAGGTCATCCGCGAGAAGATTCTAAATCACCTG GGGACCGAGTCGGtgcccatcgtcatcgtcggcaacaAGAGCGACCTGCGACCCGACCAGCGGCAAGTCAGCGCCGAGGAAGGCAAGAAGGTCGCCGAGAAATTCCACTGCGGCTGGACCGAGGCGAGCGCGCGGTACAACGAGAACGTCGCCCGGGCCTTTGAGCTGCTCATCGCCCAGATCGAGAAGTCGCAGAACCCCGGCGAGGCACCGAAGCAGAGCAATTGCCTTCTCATGTAG